A genome region from Leifsonia sp. Root112D2 includes the following:
- a CDS encoding SPFH domain-containing protein — protein sequence MNDSASLVTAIVVWVIVAIVVIFVLVTLSRAIRIIPQATAGVVERLGKYHKTLLPGLNVLVPIIDRVRPLIDLREQVVSFPPQPVITEDNLVVSIDTVVYFQVTDARAATYEIANYLGAVEQLTTTTLRNVVGGLNLEEALTSRDEINSKLRIVLDEATGKWGIRVGRVELKAIDPPLSIQDSMEKQMRAERDRRAVILTAEGNKQSEILNAEGMRQGAILKAEGDAKAAVLRAEGEAKAITTVFNAIHEGDPDPKLLAYQYLLTLPKIAEGSANKLWVIPSELTEALKGFGAAFGPRAGGIAPEAKD from the coding sequence ATGAACGATTCCGCTTCGCTTGTCACGGCGATAGTCGTGTGGGTCATTGTTGCGATTGTCGTGATCTTCGTTCTTGTCACGCTGTCGCGGGCGATTCGTATCATTCCGCAGGCGACCGCCGGCGTCGTGGAGCGGCTCGGCAAGTATCACAAGACCCTGCTTCCTGGCCTGAACGTGCTCGTGCCCATCATTGACCGGGTGCGCCCGCTCATCGATCTGCGTGAACAGGTCGTGTCGTTTCCCCCGCAGCCGGTGATCACCGAGGACAACCTGGTCGTCTCCATCGACACCGTCGTCTATTTTCAGGTGACGGATGCACGCGCCGCGACGTACGAGATCGCCAACTACCTCGGCGCCGTCGAGCAGCTGACCACCACAACGCTGCGTAACGTCGTGGGCGGGCTGAACCTCGAAGAGGCACTCACCAGTCGTGACGAGATCAACAGCAAGCTGCGCATCGTGCTCGATGAGGCCACCGGCAAGTGGGGCATCCGCGTTGGACGCGTCGAGCTCAAAGCCATCGACCCGCCCCTCTCCATCCAGGATTCCATGGAGAAGCAGATGCGCGCCGAGCGTGACCGCCGGGCCGTGATCCTGACGGCCGAGGGTAATAAGCAGTCGGAAATTCTCAACGCCGAGGGCATGCGCCAAGGGGCGATCCTCAAGGCCGAGGGCGATGCGAAGGCTGCCGTGCTGCGAGCCGAGGGTGAGGCCAAGGCCATCACCACGGTCTTCAATGCCATTCACGAGGGCGACCCCGACCCGAAGCTGCTGGCCTACCAGTACCTGCTCACCCTGCCGAAGATCGCCGAGGGCAGCGCCAACAAGCTGTGGGTCATTCCGAGCGAACTGACCGAGGCGCTCAAAGGCTTCGGCGCCGCGTTCGGTCCGCGTGCGGGAGGAATCGCCCCGGAGGCGAAGGATTAG
- a CDS encoding RNA polymerase-binding protein RbpA, which yields MADRSLRGMRLGAQSLQSEEGVVYSPRTHYTYLCPACGKETDTVFSAEAEAPETWECKHCSHEAILLVGDEPVVIDRSDAKIPRTHWDMLLERRTRDELEELLAERLSYLRSRRGENHKIGA from the coding sequence ATGGCAGATCGCAGTTTGCGCGGAATGAGACTTGGCGCCCAAAGCCTACAGAGCGAAGAAGGCGTCGTTTACTCACCGCGAACCCACTACACGTACCTGTGCCCGGCGTGCGGCAAGGAGACCGACACCGTGTTCTCGGCCGAAGCCGAGGCTCCCGAAACGTGGGAGTGCAAGCACTGCAGCCACGAGGCGATTCTGCTCGTCGGCGATGAGCCCGTCGTGATTGACCGCTCGGATGCGAAGATTCCGCGCACGCACTGGGACATGTTGCTCGAACGTCGCACTCGCGACGAGCTCGAGGAGCTTCTGGCCGAGCGGCTCAGCTATCTGCGTTCGCGCCGCGGCGAGAACCACAAGATCGGCGCTTAG
- the lnt gene encoding apolipoprotein N-acyltransferase → MTVPTRAPLPLWLALVLAAAAGPVYSAAFPGIGWWPLAFVGIGMYLVSVMGRRAGSAFLVGFIGGLSFYLTHVAWTSLYLGDLPWIALSTLESLFFAAGAVLICLAYRWIPCAWPSRLGRLGMLPLVVAGLWTAREGIANVWPYGGFAWGRAALSQSQSPFAPLVAWFGVAGLTFVMVLVTAVIVECIRTPRAQEISRFARFATALGSVALVLAIPAWPATTSGTVTIAAVQGNGKAGYFDKRNPGDILNSQISATLPILDQHVDMVVWPEGGTDIDPTRDAEAAAALDYISAHMNAPLVTGAITQEGDKIYNSSLVWEAGRGVVASYDKRHPVPFGEYIPDRAFWRPFAPSLIDLVQRDYTPGTKPNVVDVGGIRAGLSICFDIVDDQLITDMTNNGAQVILAQTNNADFGHTDENAQQLAIARLRAIESGRSLVNISTVGTSSAIAPDGSTLDTIPAYRPGAMVTAVPLGTATTPASLLSRGIELLVCGLGLGGLIIGASAIAARLREEKSSRRHRSRS, encoded by the coding sequence GTGACAGTGCCCACCCGCGCCCCCTTGCCGCTTTGGCTTGCGCTGGTGCTGGCGGCCGCCGCCGGTCCGGTCTACAGCGCGGCCTTTCCCGGTATCGGCTGGTGGCCTCTGGCTTTCGTCGGCATCGGCATGTATCTCGTCTCGGTAATGGGCAGGCGGGCGGGGAGCGCATTCCTCGTAGGCTTCATCGGCGGACTCTCGTTTTATCTCACCCACGTGGCCTGGACGTCGCTGTACCTCGGTGATCTGCCATGGATCGCACTCTCCACGCTCGAGTCGCTATTCTTCGCGGCCGGCGCGGTGCTCATCTGTCTGGCTTATCGCTGGATTCCTTGCGCCTGGCCCTCCCGACTCGGGCGCCTCGGCATGCTGCCGCTCGTCGTCGCGGGCCTGTGGACCGCGCGCGAGGGTATAGCGAATGTGTGGCCGTACGGCGGATTCGCCTGGGGCCGTGCGGCGCTATCCCAGTCGCAGAGCCCCTTCGCTCCGCTCGTGGCCTGGTTCGGTGTTGCGGGCCTCACCTTCGTCATGGTGCTGGTGACCGCCGTCATCGTCGAGTGCATCAGAACGCCACGTGCACAGGAAATCTCGCGCTTTGCCCGATTCGCCACGGCGCTCGGCTCCGTTGCCTTGGTACTGGCGATTCCCGCGTGGCCGGCCACCACATCCGGAACCGTGACCATCGCCGCCGTGCAGGGCAACGGCAAGGCGGGCTACTTCGACAAACGCAACCCCGGCGACATCCTGAACAGCCAGATCAGTGCCACACTGCCGATCCTCGATCAGCACGTCGACATGGTTGTCTGGCCGGAGGGCGGAACGGACATCGACCCGACCCGCGATGCTGAGGCCGCGGCCGCCCTCGACTACATCAGCGCGCACATGAATGCGCCGCTGGTCACCGGCGCCATCACGCAGGAGGGTGACAAGATATACAACTCTTCGCTGGTCTGGGAGGCCGGCAGGGGAGTGGTGGCCTCGTACGACAAACGACACCCGGTTCCGTTCGGGGAATATATTCCGGATCGGGCATTCTGGCGGCCTTTCGCCCCGAGCCTCATCGACCTCGTGCAGCGCGACTACACGCCGGGCACCAAGCCGAATGTCGTGGATGTCGGCGGTATCCGCGCCGGACTGTCGATCTGCTTCGATATCGTCGACGACCAACTGATCACCGACATGACGAACAACGGTGCACAGGTGATTCTGGCGCAGACCAACAACGCCGACTTCGGTCACACCGATGAGAACGCGCAGCAGTTGGCGATAGCACGGTTGCGCGCCATCGAATCCGGGCGGTCGCTCGTGAACATCTCGACGGTCGGCACCAGTTCGGCGATAGCGCCGGATGGTTCCACGCTCGACACGATCCCGGCGTACCGGCCGGGAGCCATGGTGACTGCCGTTCCCCTGGGTACAGCAACGACCCCCGCCTCACTACTGAGTCGGGGGATCGAATTGCTGGTGTGCGGTCTCGGTCTCGGCGGCCTCATCATCGGTGCGAGCGCAATAGCCGCCCGCCTCCGCGAGGAAAAATCGAGTCGACGCCACCGGAGTCGGAGCTAA
- a CDS encoding glycerophosphodiester phosphodiesterase family protein — protein MREESPRRRRISRTPPAPRPGRFFAPGGPRVFAHRGLAIDAPENTLLAFRRAIAAGATHLETDVHASRDGIAVISHDPDLSRLVGHDARVEDLSMAELRAIDLGFDQPFCSLEEALEALPDALFNIDVKTERAERPTAVAIAAAAATDRVLITSFSEARRRRTADALTGVATSASVVRFLPAVLAAKMGLSPLVRRALRGLDAVQVPERRGAFRIVSPRTVRAMHAAGVEVHVWTVNDPLDMGRLLDWGVDGLVTDRCDLAVEVIRSRS, from the coding sequence GTGCGGGAGGAATCGCCCCGGAGGCGAAGGATTAGCCGCACTCCCCCTGCCCCACGCCCCGGGAGGTTCTTTGCTCCCGGTGGGCCGCGTGTCTTCGCGCATCGGGGTCTGGCGATCGACGCGCCCGAGAACACGCTGCTCGCCTTTCGCCGGGCGATTGCTGCCGGCGCGACGCACCTGGAGACGGATGTGCACGCTTCGCGTGATGGCATTGCCGTCATCAGCCACGATCCGGACCTCAGCCGCCTGGTCGGCCACGATGCGCGCGTCGAAGACCTCAGCATGGCCGAATTACGCGCGATAGATCTGGGTTTCGATCAGCCGTTCTGTTCGCTCGAGGAGGCGCTGGAAGCCCTTCCGGACGCCCTGTTCAACATCGATGTGAAAACCGAGCGTGCCGAACGCCCGACCGCGGTCGCGATAGCCGCAGCTGCCGCCACCGACCGGGTGCTCATCACCTCCTTCTCGGAGGCTCGACGCCGGCGCACCGCGGATGCCCTGACCGGGGTCGCCACCTCGGCATCCGTCGTTCGATTTCTGCCGGCCGTTCTTGCCGCGAAGATGGGCCTCTCCCCCCTCGTGCGACGCGCCCTTCGCGGGTTGGATGCCGTGCAGGTTCCGGAGCGTCGCGGTGCGTTCCGCATCGTCTCCCCCCGCACCGTGCGTGCCATGCATGCCGCCGGTGTCGAGGTGCACGTGTGGACGGTGAATGATCCCCTGGACATGGGCCGCCTGCTCGATTGGGGCGTCGACGGGCTCGTTACGGATCGCTGTGATCTGGCAGTCGAGGTGATCCGCTCGCGTTCCTGA